One Podarcis muralis chromosome 1, rPodMur119.hap1.1, whole genome shotgun sequence genomic window carries:
- the LOC114602515 gene encoding gap junction gamma-1 protein-like has translation MSWSFLTRLLEEINQHSTFVGKVWLTVLIVFRIVLTAVGGESIYYDEQSKFVCNTQQPGCENVCYDAFAPLSHVRFWIFQIIMIATPSVMYLGFALHRLSRQPPRKSRAPVVHRGAGRDYEEAEDNGEEDPMIFEEVEPEREVKEPNSQKHDGRRRIKQDGLMTAYVLQLLCRSVFEVGFLLGQYVLYRFEVMPSYVCTRSPCPHTVDCFVSRPTEKTIFLLIMYAVSCLCLLLNVCELFHLGFGGIRDALRGFDSKDGGDPPRSQYVQKHPSAPPTYHSLKKETSKRQLAKDKLGYGGESLPGLAADRYAVAPTVPSHELERLRKHLRMAQEHLEMAFHLQPEDTASPSRSSSPESNGLAAEQNRLNSAHEKEGAACERPTGL, from the exons ATGAGCTGGAGTTTCCTCACCCGCCTCCTTGAGGAGATCAACCAGCACTCGACCTTTGTGGGGAAGGTGTGGCTGACTGTTCTGATTGTCTTCCGCATTGTCCTGACAGCGGTGGGCGGCGAGTCCATCTACTACGATGAGCAGAGCAAGTTTGTGTGTAACACGCAGCAGCCGGGCTGTGAAAACGTCTGCTACGATGCCTTTGCCCCGCTTTCGCATGTCCGCTTCTGGATCTTCCAGATCATCATGATAGCCACGCCCTCGGTGATGTACCTGGGCTTTGCGTTGCACCGCCTCTCGCGCCAGCCGCCTCGGAAAAGCCGCGCCCCCGTGGTGCACCGCGGTGCAGGCCGCGACTACGAGGAGGCTGAGGACAATGGCGAGGAGGACCCCATGATCTTTGAGGAGGTGGAGCCCGAGAGGGAGGTGAAGGAGCCCAACAGCCAGAAGCACGACGGCCGCCGGCGCATCAAGCAGGACGGGCTGATGACGGCATATGTGCTACAGCTGCTGTGCCGCTCGGTGTTTGAGGTGGGCTTCCTCCTGGGGCAGTATGTGCTGTACCGCTTTGAGGTGATGCCCTCGTACGTCTGCACCCGCAGCCCCTGCCCTCACACAGTGGATTGCTTTGTCTCCCGCCCCACGGAGAAAACCATCTTCCTCCTCATCATGTACGCCGTGAGCTGCCTTTGTCTCCTGCTCAACGTCTGTGAGCTGTTTCACCTGGGCTTCGGCGGGATTCGGGATGCCCTACGCGGCTTTGATAGTAAGGACGGTGGTGACCCCCCCAGGTCCCAGTATGTCCAGAAGCATCCCAGTGCACCCCCGACCTACCATTCTCTCAAGAAGGAGACCTCCAAGAGACAGCTAGCCAAGGACAAGTTGGGCTACGGTGGAGAGAGCTTGCCTGGGCTGGCTGCCGACCGCTATGCTGTCGCACCGACCGTCCCGAGCCATGAGTTGGAGCGACTGCGCAAACACCTCCGGATGGCACAGGAGCACCTAGAAATGGCCTTCCACCTGCAGCCGGAGGACACGGCCAGCCCCTCTCGTAGTAGCAGCCCTGAGTCCAACGGGCTGGCTGCAGAACAGAACCGCCTCAACTCAGCACATGAGAAGGAAGGCGCAGCCTGTGAGCGACCGACTG GCCTCTGA